One window from the genome of Diabrotica virgifera virgifera chromosome 6, PGI_DIABVI_V3a encodes:
- the LOC114328674 gene encoding LYR motif-containing protein 2 encodes MSKLHKPILNLKQFILKQEVKTLYRKIFRTIKQVPDEMYRKELKEWTRTDFRNNSHHTDEIIIRSCLTYGERCLKELETSLNLAK; translated from the exons ATGTCGAAACTGCATAAacctattttaaatttgaaacag tttatcCTAAAGCAAGAAGTGAAAACACTATACAGAAAAATTTTCCGTACTATTAAGCAAGTACCCGACGAAATGTAcagaaaagaactaaaagaatGGACCAGAACTGATTTTAGGAATAACTCACATCACACTGATGAAATAATCATTAGATCTTGCCTAACTTATGGGGAAAGGTGTTTGAAAGAACTAGAAACAAGTTTAAATTTAgcaaaataa